A window of the Hordeum vulgare subsp. vulgare chromosome 5H, MorexV3_pseudomolecules_assembly, whole genome shotgun sequence genome harbors these coding sequences:
- the LOC123398708 gene encoding transcription factor TGAL7-like — MGGIREEDHHHHPPSELPLGFRSAMPPPMIASSSMSKESTSYDMADFDQTAIFLYLDGHDPQSIQEQRQTLNIFPSQPMHAAEALNPAAKINGGTVMAAMLANGGNPQQPSPKRPVQQQQLLLQGAPGGSNAAPSLPSSAKDNKNSASLVKKEGTSSGKGATSSSTDPDREGSRRTQDPKTLRRLAQNREAARKSRLRKKAYIQQLETSRIRLSQIEQQVQAGRVQGVLLGTGDHHHQGLPSAPSFASMFDMEYGRWVEEHSKLIFQLRALLNDNAPDNQVQVLVGGAMAHHEELLSLKAAIARTDIFHLLCGVWASPAERCFLWLGGFRPTEVIKIMLKQVESLSEGQLLGIYNLQRWVQETEESLNHTMGTLQHSLSDTIASPEAAGGNFMGHMSLALNKISSMEAIVRQADALRQQTLHKLHGMLTVRQVAHCFVAIADYFHRLRAVSSLWASRPRHDEQGPPAP; from the exons ATGGGAGGCATCAGAGAagaagatcaccaccatcacccaccCTCGGAGCTCCCCCTCGGCTTCCGGAGCGCCATGCCACCACCGATGATCGCCTCGTCCTCCAT GAGCAAGGAGTCGACGAGCTACGACATGGCGGATTTTGATCAAACGGCAATATTTCTCTACCTAGATGGTCATGACCCACAGTCGATTCAGGAACAACGAC AAACTCTCAACATCTTCCCATCGCAGCCCATGCATGCCGCCGAGGCACTTAACCCTGCTGCAAAG ATTAATGGCGGCACAGTCATGGCCGCTATGCTTGCTAATGGCGGTAACCCGCAGCAGCCGTCTCCAAAGAGGCCTGTACAGCagcagcagctgctgctgcaAGGTGCCCCGGGCGGCTCCAATGCAGCACCCTCGTTGCCTAGTTCAGCCAAGGACAACAAGAACAGCGCTAGTCTCGTCAAG AAGGAAGGAACCAGCAGTGGGAAGGGTGCAACATCATCTAGCACAGACCCAGATAGGGAAGGGAGTAGGAGAACACAGGACCCTAAG ACACTGAGGAGGCTTGCACAGAATAGAGAGGCAGCCAGGAAAAGTAGGCTCAGGAAGAAG GCTTACATACAACAGTTGGAGACAAGTAGGATTAGGCTAAGCCAGATCGAACAACAAGTTCAAGCAGGAAGAGTACAG GGTGTCTTGTTGGGTACTGGAGACCATCACCACCAAGGCCTTCCTTCTGCCCCTTCATTTG CTAGTATGTTTGACATGGAGTATGGGAGATGGGTGGAAGAGCACAGCAAGCTGATCTTCCAGCTCAGGGCATTGTTGAACGACAATGCGCCGGACAACCAGGTGCAGGTCCTGGTCGGTGGTGCCATGGCACATCACGAAGAGTTGCTAAGCCTCAAGGCCGCAATTGCGAGGACTGACATCTTCCACCTCTTATGCGGTGTGTGGGCTAGCCCTGCAGAGCGTTGCTTCCTTTGGTTGGGTGGGTTTCGACCCACAGAGGTCATCAAG ATAATGTTGAAGCAAGTTGAGTCGCTGTCAGAGGGGCAGCTCCTGGGAATCTACAACCTCCAGCGGTGGGTGCAGGAGACGGAGGAGTCGCTGAACCACACCATGGGGACCCTCCAGCACTCCCTCTCCGACACCATCGCCTCCCCGGAGGCCGCCGGCGGCAACTTCATGGGCCACATGTCCCTCGCCCTCAACAAGATCTCCTCCATGGAAGCCATCGTCAGGCAG GCAGATGCGCTGAGGCAGCAGACCCTGCACAAGCTGCATGGTATGCTGACTGTCCGGCAGGTCGCGCACTGCTTCGTCGCCATCGCCGACTACTTCCACCGCCTCCGCGCCGTCAGCAGCCTCTGGGCTTCCAGGCCACGGCACGACGAGCAGGGCCCGCCGGCGCCGTAG